The genomic segment TTAGAAATGGTTGGTTCTTTGGTTCGAAATGCGGAAAGGAAGTCTGTACTGAGCTATGGAGATTAGGTTTGTTTTGTTGCGTTTGGCTGAGCCTGAGCTTATCTGCTGATGGGTGTTGCTTGTTCATTTCGTTGTAGTCAAATTCGGACGCTCAATTTTATGCTCCCCGCATCATTCTTGACGATAGATCCTCCTTTGTAATATGTTGTCGCTCTTCTGACTGAACAGGCTAGCCAGTAGGACAAACTATGAGTGCTTCTGCAGCTGCTGGTATGCAGACGGTGGCTGCACGCCCCTGTATCTCGGTCTCACAAGGAATGCTTGCCTCGAGGGCAGCGGTTTCTCGGGCGCTCAGTACTACCACTGGCTTTGCAAGCTGTCCCAAGATCTGCTCCAGGCCACTTAGTTTTAAGCGCAGTGGTGTTGTCGTAAGAGCGATGTCAGGAGAAGGTGCCTCTCAAGGGCTGCCCATTGATCTTAGAGGTAACTCAATTCACCTGATTGTCATGTCACTCAAAATGCAACAAAGtttagtatatatattttttgttgtatATGCTTGTATGTTTTGGGCTTTGATATATTGACAGTGAGACTTAACGGAAGGCTACTGTTTAATTCTTAGTTGTATGTTCTCAGAACTGTTGAATAGTTTTCTGATACAGCCAGACTTCTGTGCACCGCTCTGATTATTTTCTTAACATTCCATCCGCACAAATTTTCTTATGCAATCGATAACAGGGTTTTGATGGTAGTATATCATGCTTTTGGTTGGACTATTAAATCGTATGGAATGAGATGTATTTATTTTGGAGTTAGGTGACTTGGTCATCTATTTGTTAAATCTGAACCTTCTATCAAATTTCGTATACTGTGATCCATGGCAACGTGTAGTGGTCGCTGATCTGATTTCCTGGACACTGTAATGCTGATGAGGATAGAATTTAAAACTGTTAGTGTGGTCATTCTGTGACAATGTTGTAAGTGGTGAGTCACTTACAAAATCATTCAAATTATGCTTTGAGAAAACAAGAATGACTAATATATGTGATCAATGATATCTCCTTGCGTGTTCAGTAGCAGTTTTGTAAGTTGCTTGCTCACCAAAATGGTCAAAAGTAAATGCTTTTTAACCTGATATGAAGATCAACTGTCAATTTACTAGAAATTGCATAGTaacctcatttcatgtacttttattttgtttttgcatTGCGGCCTTTATATTGGAAGGAAGAAAACATGATGGATTTTATAGAAAAGTAGTCTGCTCTGTGGCAGGAACCCTATTCAATGACTGCAATGTTTCTTATCTTCGTCTATTCTTTCAGGTAAAAGGGCATTTATTGCTGGAATTGCTGATGATAATGGCTATGGCTGGGCAATTGCGAAGGCTCTTGCTGCAGCTGGTGCCGAAATTCTTGTTGGTACTTGGGTGCCTGTATGTTGCTTAGACTCTTAAGATTTCATTGTATTGGACACCTATGCTGATCAATTATCTCAtggaattttcttttcatgACAGGCACTTAACATATTTGAGACAAGCTTGAGACGTGGAAAGTTTGACGAATCACGGAAGTCTGTATTATAGTTCTATACTCGTTTCAGCATACAGACAGTCTTGTTCTCAACATACTACTATTTATCCAATGTCTGACTTACTTTTGGTACAGGCTGCCTGATGGATCTCTTATGGATATTGTTAAAGTTTATCCACTTGATGCCGTCTATGATTCCCTTGAGGATGTTCCTGAAGATGTACTGTTCTTATTTATGATGTATTCCCTTATTTAATTTCTAGTATGGCTTTATGATTGACATTTTATTTCACTATTTTAGGTCAAATCAAACAAAAGATATGCTGGATCGTCAAATTGGACTGTTAAGGTGTGTAGATGCAAACCATTTCTCTTCATATGGCTACCTAGGTTCCATATGTGTTAGAAAACAACATTATGCACTCCTTCAATGGGACACTGTGTTTACAAAACCTTTTGAGCTTTGACTAATATTCATCTCTTATAATTTGACAGGAAGTTGCTGAATCAGTGAAGAATGATTTTGGCAGCATCGACATACTTGTGCATTCTCTTGCTAATGGTCCTGAGgtacaatctctctctctctctcccccctcgcTTGCCTGTGTTTCCTCATGCCATTATGCTCACTATTTATGTGACACGTTCACTGAAAGATCACCTACCTTTATGTTTGAAGGTAACAAAACCTTTGTTGGAGACATCAAGAAGAGGATACCTAGCTGCGATGTCAGCATCCAgttactcttttgtttcattGCTTCAGCACTTCCTTCCTGTAATGAATCCAGGTAGTGCATATCTTGTCACTACTATTCTGACACTTCTACAGTTATCGTCCACTAAGATTAATCCTGCTGCTCCTGCATGTTATCTGTTTGTTATTATGATCGGTCAGTGATTATAGTAGTGCTGTTGTTTAACAATCTGTAACGTGTCTCATGTGGATGAAACTTTTAGTGGACATCAGTTCTGAGAAATTATGTTCACCTTTCATGAGTTTTCTTCAGGGTCCTTAATAGAAAAACGTGTTTTGACACACAACCTTCTACCCTTTTTTCTCGACATGGATTTATGAGTTTCAATATTTTACAGGTGGTGCTAGCATCTCTCTAACATACATTGCATCTGAAAGGGCAATTCCTGGGTAAATGTTCTTTTGAGATTTATAAGAAGCTATATCATTAGTCATTACTTTCTTGTgcttattttgataaatacttTTCTCATAGATATGGTGGTGGCATGAGCTCAGCTAAAGCAGCTCTTGAGAGTGATACACGAGTATGTTCTTCCTGAAGATAATGCATATTTTTGTACTTGAAGTCTATCTTCTCATGATTTAAGCTTTTACACCTTTCCCCCAAATCCATCTAGGTACTTGCTTTTGAAGCTGGAAGAAAGGGCAAAATCAGAGTTAACACCATATCAGCAGGTATGTTTATTCCAAAGGAAAACTGTCATCTCAGAAGAAAGTTAGCAGTATAAATTTGTGTATTGAAAGTTCATTGTCCACATAGTTAGGTGAATGGCACTGTCAAATAAATGCATTATTGTCTATCAATTAAACTTTTTGGGATGTGTCAAGATGTTTGTGCTCGTCATATTCGTGCTAATTTGCTTCGTGACAGATACGCATGATATACTATTCCTCTAAGCATTACATATGATCTGCGTAACTGTTTAGGATATCTAGCTTCAGCAATCAGGTGATCTTTTGAatgttttcaatttttgcttcattgtACTTTGTTGGACATATGTGTAGGGCCCTTGGGGAGCCGAGCTGCTAAGGCAATTGGATTTATCGAGAAGATGATAGAGTACTCATATGTTAATGCGCCATTGCAGAAGGAACTGTTGGCAGGTCAaattgctttctttctttctctatgGCTTGCTGTCACCTCCTCTTGTTTTATGTGAAAGCCGGTGCAACATTTTTGTTCAAATATTCGCTAACAAAAATATTGCATGTTGAACAGATGAAGTGGGGAACACAGCTGCATTCCTGGTGTCTCCATTGGCTTCTGCTATCACTGGCTCAACTGTTTACGTTGACAATGGACTTAATACGATGGGGCTTGCAGTTGACAGCCCTACAATAACATCATAGATGTGGTTCTGGTAGATAGATGGATTTTCCTGCTTCATTGCGGTGTGATTCTTGAATAAAGAACCTAGCTAGTTAATGTAAGAGCTAAGggcaggaaaagaaaatgaagaaacTGTCCATTTGCAGCCTTCGCCGTTGGAGACCATCTTATCCATTTGGTTCTCGATGTTAGAGTAATTTCTATACTGGGGTGCTTGATTAATGCTACCGTGTGCTTTGAAATGATACCAAGCTGTCCAATAACCCCTTTGGCCCCTTTCTGATGTTGTATCTTTACTTGAATTTTGGATACTGTTTTCACTGTGGTTGTGTACTTCCTTGATGAACTCTGTCATACATACAACTAAAATTATATTCAAGATAAGTTATGGATATTTTTTGGTGCTTTCTTTATTATgctgtactctttttttttggaaagcATTGACCATGTTACTCTCGAATGATGAAACTTTAGAGAAGTGGCGAGGTTCTTGTAATTTGGTATCTTATGCAAAGTATAGAAACGGTAATAAACCACATGAAGTGGATGATGCAGGAGGGTGCAAGGGAGGCGTCCTACTCCTAGCTCGCCTGGATCATCCTTGGGCAGCAGAGACAGACTTGAATGTTTCTGGCTTCTCCAAACTACTCAATTCTATTTAGGAAAAAGTTTGTTTTGCCTTCGTCGTTTTCCTTATTCAAGTGCAATATCAAATACCGGTCCTTCCCCTACTACCCAATACTCGTTGTGATGCTCATAGACGGAATGGGCCGATTTGGTCTAgctagaaaaatttgaggaaaaAGTCTATTTAACTTCCTGTAACTCTTGCCCTGGTCTGATTTTTCTCTCTTAACTGTAAAAGCAGATATTGGACATCCTTAGTTATAAAAAACTGGACATGTTATCCCCTGAATCGATTTGAAGCGCTCTTGGCTGATGCGGCGCAAACATGGTAGGGCCTTTTACCACGTCGGCTAATTTTTCGCTAGCATGGACATTGATTTGACACATGGACGTTGACACGTACTGCGGGTTCGTGGTGAGCTCGTGCACGATGACGGTGACCATGCTGTCCACGCCCGCGTCGCCGTTCGGTGGCCGCAGCGTCGCCATGTCGGCGCACCGGACGTCCGGACACCGTTGTGGCCGACCGCCGACGAGAGATGGGAAGATGAAATAGTGGAACTCGTGGACGGCACGACACAAGTCCTGGACGCCGATGCCGGTCGCCGCGGGTGTCGGCGGCGAGCCGTCCCGCAATGACTACCGAGGCGAGCACTCGCTGGATGTCGAGCCAGGAGAGTGAGCGGCCAAGCGAGGCCGTGTCGGCGGCCTCCCCGGCCAGCACGACACGGCGGGTGACGTTGGTGAGGTCTGATAGGCAtagagcgcggcggcggcccaCCAATCGGTGATGGCTCATCACTTCTCTCTCTATATAGAGCACGGTCTTTAGAGCCCCAGCCGGCTCGACTTTCTCTTTATCAGGGACTCTTCCTTTGCACCATAGAATACCTCAACCTTCTTTGGATTAGGTATACTCTCTGCATTTTTCATATCTTCTGCTTCAAAAAATTAGCGAAATtaactatctttttttttaataccgCCCCCCTTTCCGGAGGCTTCGTTGGAGCCTTTTTTATGGGATGTGCGACCCACGGGGCTCGAACCCCGAGGGGTGCAGCCGAACCGAGCGGCTTTGCCATTAGACTCCATGTCGGTTGGCACGAAATCAACTATCTGGACAGGAGATTTGTTGTGATCCTTGCAAACAATTTCAGAAACACTAAACGCAATTCAGAAACATTGGATGCAATAATTGGAGCAGGCAGGGTCGCATCACATGTGGTAGCGAAGGTCTACCAAGTCTGAGCTGCCCCCGTACTTCTTGGACACGCCAAGGACATGGTCGACACTTTGGCCGTGAGGGTATGACGTGTGGCCGCCATTGCCGTGAGAAGGCCAGGAAGCAAGAGGAGGTCGACGGGCCGAGGACAGACCGTGAGGGTACGAGAGGAGATAGGTGAGAGATGATCTAAAAGGGGAGGAAGGGCGAATATGCTTGTAGTTTGGTGGTGTATTTTCATAGATGAAGGGGATCGGTCGGGGGCTCGAGCCCCCGGTCTCGTATTTCATCAAATAGCCTCCGAGAAGCTCCGCGAAGGGGACCtggttcttaaaaaaataaaaagaggaggaaggaaaAGGGAGATTAGAGGGTGATACGTGGGCTtcgttttctttctcttttatcTGTTTAAATAATTTGTTGATTAGCGGCCACGTCGTGTCCATGTCAATATCCACGTAGCAAAACCATCTACACATCATAAAAACCATTGTATTTTGGAGTCAGGGGTAATTCGAACAATTTTGATACTTCAGAGAGTCCGAGTATCTGTTTTTTT from the Phragmites australis chromosome 19, lpPhrAust1.1, whole genome shotgun sequence genome contains:
- the LOC133900555 gene encoding enoyl-[acyl-carrier-protein] reductase [NADH] 1, chloroplastic-like, producing the protein MSASAAAGMQTVAARPCISVSQGMLASRAAVSRALSTTTGFASCPKICSRPLSFKRSGVVVRAMSGEGASQGLPIDLRGKRAFIAGIADDNGYGWAIAKALAAAGAEILVGTWVPALNIFETSLRRGKFDESRKLPDGSLMDIVKVYPLDAVYDSLEDVPEDVKSNKRYAGSSNWTVKEVAESVKNDFGSIDILVHSLANGPEVTKPLLETSRRGYLAAMSASSYSFVSLLQHFLPVMNPGGASISLTYIASERAIPGYGGGMSSAKAALESDTRVLAFEAGRKGKIRVNTISAGPLGSRAAKAIGFIEKMIEYSYVNAPLQKELLADEVGNTAAFLVSPLASAITGSTVYVDNGLNTMGLAVDSPTITS